GAAATCTAATCTATTGAACCaccatttttatttgtgtcCGACTTGAATCGTGTATCAAGGGAGaatcatcaaataaaaatgctataaaaacacacacagaAGCGCAAAAGTAGCAGACTGTTCAACTTGGTCGTATTATATCATAGACAAATGAATAAAACTTTTGATCCTTTGTCTTTGATTGTTGTGGTTTTTTGTTGTTTAGACACTAAGGAACAAAACTGTTCAGTTAACTttctaacatataaaatataaaaaaaataacatgtaacGGAATGTATTGCAAATTGAAACGTCCATAATATTATTGCAGTTATCTATGTGtcatcataaattttaaattaacggtAAATGAAAATATCCAAATCATATAAACTCTTATTGTATGGCTTTTATTAGAGaatcacattttttatactttacgaGTATTTCATGCTAGAAATATTCAAGTATTAATTGATTGAATATAtaccagtaaaaataaatattttttacaagattcaaaatattttttcgtagtTACGATAGACTTTAGAAACGTTTGGCTACACAGTCTCAAGGGTAATAACGAACCTACGCATTGAAAGTTAGggttatcattttttttttaattctaagtATATaacttagaataaaaaaaatacaattcaacTATAACTAATAAGAAAACCAACAATTCTAAAAAAAGCTAATTTGGTTGAGTCGCAACGTGTATGGCCTGTCTAAATTATAATCATgcattattaagaaataaaaaaaaatacatatgaaataagaagcattttattaacattcacTTTTGCTTACGGCCCTACACgaaaataagaattataatataagtacgcAACTGAAATTTGAGTTCAGGATAGCCTAGTTTTATATAGAACGAACTGCAAAGTCCATAGTTTCTAATCCAAGGCACACACACTCACTTTTTAAAGATAcgtgtatattgtatatatatatcaattataattgctttaacggtgaaggaaaacataaaaacagTGAGTAAACCTTCATGAGAATTCTTTATCCGAATTTcgatggtatgtgaagtcttccaacTCGCACCAGGCCAGTGTAGTggaaggcctaaaccctctcagtacaACCCGCAGAAAACTTTTGTGCGCTCGTTCTTCACACCGAAAGGGAGGACATTTAACGCGGACCAAGACACATAGTGCAGCATGTATACCTCTTGGCTGCAGAACACACTGAGGCCTAAAAAGGCCCGCGAGCCCCCTTCGCTCATCCTAAGAAGTTCCTATTCTTCTCTTACTCTTCCTTCGACCATTTCCTTCCCCACTCTACACTGGGGTCGTGCGTTGGCTAGCAGGGGGAAGGCTTGTAACCTGTGCGGTTTCCCCCTAAAAAAAACTCCCTCCGTAGTAGAGATCTCGCGTTATCAGCAGTGGTgagtatataggtataatacagggtttttttttgggaactgccGTGGTTTTCACCGGGGGTCACTGGAGGCGCCAGCTGAAGGTTCGCTGACAGCCTGCAGTTACACGGTCTTAGggccgggaggaagaagggggGGGATtaagggaaggaagagaagaggaagaaGTAGGAGTTaataggatggttggaagggaaagggaagggaaatgttcacgaatcCTTATAGACCTCACTGTGAAGTTAGCAACCATGAGATATACACACGatctgtgtgcctagggtcgcgacAAATatgcccccatgcatgggcgtgcctttggtgtggagaccaagcgtacaagaattgcctcggggggcgGAAAAGTATAATGCAGGGTTagtgttattatataaaattattttatttttatattttcattgataGTTCCGTAAGATAGGTAAGTGCTAGTATTCATGGGCTTAAGCTAAATATTAGGGTTGGGTGGGTCAGAGTTCGACGATGTATTATGGGTTTTTTAGGGACATGACTGCCCTAAAGAATGCCGAAAATTCTGCACGTATTTAAAATCACTGCTTTTTGCAGTTGTATAAAAGctctcggtggcatagttgtactacATTCGCGgaacggcagcgctctgaagtcctgggtttaaatcccgggtcaggcaaagtgatatttgggttttttatgctcagtatcagcccggaatctgggacttgtactcgatatggcgatagatagATATCACATCATCGGAcgaaacatacttggcgaaaaatgtgGGGTGCcttggttacgcctctgcataatACTCCTttagggataaatgcgtgatgtttgttcgtttgttttttatataaaagtctGTGGTGACAActgtaaaattataaagcaGTTTGCTAACTGTTTGGGGATAAATCTAGTTGTGAATAATACTATTGGCTCTATGGGATACTTTTTGTAAGTGCGACATTTGTGATTCTTCATCTTTTAGTGAGTGTGAGTATTTCGGCTATTGTGTTTTGGAGATTGTGGGTATTAGGTAAAGCTATGACGATGAGAAACGCggatatactttttttatcaaCTAGAGCGATATCGGgtctattttaatatacagtCTGGTCAATTAAGATGGCTTTATCATGGTAGAGTTTAAGGTTACTATTTTCTAGTACTGTTTCtaggatatatttatagtatggaATGGGTGTTTTTGGTGCTATTTTGTGGCTATCTTTTGGTAAATTGTGTTTGCCAATTAATCGTGTCTGAAATTGTAGTCGGTCTCGGCTATTGATCTAAAGACACCTGTAATGTGTAGATTCTGAACTGTTATTGCATTTTCTACAAAAATCTGAGGGTaaactagatatttttattatatgttatttagaGTAGCGTGTTTCGATTATTTGGTCCTGTATTCTTATCATGAAACCTTCAGTCTCCAAACACCTCGCCACGACCGAGCCATGCGATCGACGCTTCTTTGTCGACATTAGGTTGATTTAAATCTTTGCGGTGCCTCCCATGCAGCGACTTTCAACTGCattcttcaatatttttcttatatattgggattaaattttttgtacagtttaaattttcatataccAAGCAGTTGTACGTAAAATTTTGGCTATTATGTGCTATTGCACTGTGAAGTACTgagaatgtaatattattttttattgaaaatattagtatagatactgACTGCGTCTGATATATTACATGTGCATAtcctgttattattatttttattaagaaacaagTTTGAACGCAGTTGCAGATAACTTACATCctgctattttattttcaaacaatgtAGTACATATCTAAGTATCGCATAAAACTATCAGTAGATATACACTACACACctatagttattaatatatacctaccaacaatataatattctagcaatttaaaaatatttagaattaaagtttgttccaatttttttttttatattttgataatcgtctcttaaaataataaacaaaagtatCATCCTAGTTTCGACATTCtctaatttgaaaataaataaaattagataatttaCAACTAATGTGCAAGGAACATCAATTACCTATCTCTAGAAGAAAAGAAGTTTTATCAAGAACAAAGTTTTGGAACATGTTAAAGTTAGTATGGTTTTAGAGAATTAATATACTAAGATTACCTAGATACATTTTTACCTAATTCTGAAATACTGAAATAAATTGAAAGTTTACTGGTATTTTAAAGGTTATGCAAAATGTGCAAGCCATATTATGATattcacttaatttaaaatgcacatagttaaatattacgaattttttattgtatgttctTTGCGcatattttgtaaatcatagatctagataaaaattatatttaacaaataggTACACTCATATTAtaacgaaaaatattaataataaaaaaaacttaattaaaacacaacaaCTTAAACATACCTatctacattattaaaatatttacataataggCAATATGGCTATTTTCAGTCACGTTTATGAGTCAATGGCAATATAGAGTCTTTGCGTTACAAGTTCCATTCACATTAGTAACAAGCTCCTTGTGGACCTCCGATGGGTGACGCTGGCTGATGCTCGCCTGGCAGCAGCCGCGGCGGCGGCAGCGCGCCTCGCGTGCACGCGCCCATGTTTCGCAAGATGATCAGACCTTGCAAATCGTTTGCCACATTCCTTGCATCTGTAGGGTTTGTCGCCGGAGTGGCTGCGTCGATGGCGCGCTAGCTCGTCGGATCGCGCGAACCGCCACGAGCAGCCTGTCCACGTACAACGGTACGGTTTTTCACCACTATGTCTTCGCAAATGTGCTCGCACATGTGAAGCTTTTGCGTATAACTTACCGCAATCTTCTACTGGACAACGAAACGCTCCCAGCTCAGGAAAAAACTTAGGTTCACCCCAAGAACGAACTTTAACGTGGGCATTTGTTGTTTGCACCGGCTTCTCCCACTCGTTCTTCATTGAAATGTAATCATGTGTCTCTAGCGCACATATGGAATTAGTGCTGTATGAAACGTCCGCGGCAGGTAATGGTGTATCTTTGGTAATATCACAGTTAAAAGTTTCCAATAGACATTCGTCTATTATGCTTTTATCTAAGTCTTCAAAATCAAAAACGGGCAAATCATCGACGAGATTGCACTCTTCCTTGTTTGTATCACTGGCACCGATTACGAAACTGTCACAATTGAGGTCCAAATCACTTAGTTGCCACTCGCTGCTGTCGGAATCCAAAGACGGCAGCTCGAAGTTTATCAAACTTTCCGCCGGTGAATACTCAAACAAAAGTTGATCGTTCAGCAGAGCGTCTTCGAGTATAGGAATCCCGTCGCAAAACATTTTTGATCTGAaagtgtaattaattatatttaagttaatagCCAACGATCACGCACGCATTTATATGAATGAAAAACGTTACTAACGTGTATGACGCGCGTGCGGTAGTGCCGCCAGTTTGTTTATCCGTCGTTCGACGATAATACAAGTGCGTGGATATCAGTTCGGGATAAGCAGTGGACAGCCGACTGGCGCGAGTCCCGGGGTAGAAATGAATGTGATCGGCCGCAGCCCGCTGTGCCGGACACCGCGACGGACGCGCGATAACGACCATCGGCGATTATCGAGGGATCCATGCACGCTCGCTTACACCACCAGCCGCCACGAGATCATCACACGCTGTACGTTGGTACTGCAGCGCTGCTCGCTGACTGTTGTCGCTTCTCGACTGTCGACAATCGGCGTCTATAACAATACTATATTACTGACCTATCAATTTGTAGTGCGCGTACCCAACACAACGACGTCATTATGTACATTACATTGAtgtattgtgtttgtttttgtcaaCATTTGAACACTATGTGCAGTTAAATAGATAAAccagaagaaaatattaattaacaaagcTATTTATTGCATATAATTGAGACATGGACCGTCTATTTAGCATTATCAGTTATTTACCCCAAGCTATCCAATAACTCTTTTtcctatgttttataataactcAGTAAGAAGTATGTACCTACCTgctcaataaaaataagtttatttttacaaataacatttaaaggTCAATATCCTTGACAGAATCTAGagtaaacaatgttttattaagttCCAGACTTACAGGATTATAAGGATTTGCACGGATCCCCATTTTGTCATTCAAAAactattattacaataacaattgaATTTTACGCAAAATTTACATCCCTTGATAATGAACAACGATAACAATTTTCGATGGTGAGTAATAGGAAACAAACAAAACCCACTACTCATAATTTACCATGATACACGTaggtaaaaaaatgttaagttaaattttttttatcaatcgaTATCtaattatcaaaatgtttgtaaaaaattattaaaatgtttgtaaaaaaatatctacacagATCTCACAACTCACCGTATTAAattcgtttatttatataaacacatCTTCGGAGAGGTTTTAGTAGATTAGACACGTGCGACCTAGACGATAACTGCAGTACAAAGTTTTGTGTTAGGTGGAAAAACAGTAAGTGCAAGCACGTTGTAGTTATTATGCGATGCGTTGCGACGTACACTTTACGCGTGATTCACTATCGAACACGTCACACACGATTGTGACCGGAAAACAAAAACTGCATTCATTCActgaatactatattatatggAGTATCTATCGGTCTATCGAACTATACAACGTCATTAATCAAAAGTAGCAAGTTTTATGTctgaataaatgaatgaatcagGAATCACTTTGAACTATTCATAGGCTCTACCAGTCCAAAAGGCGACAATTATTGGATACGtaacataaaaccgtaatgtattttaaatgtcgattatgtttaaaacaatatctagACCTTGAATAATGTATTAACATTTCTAGATTCTAGAGCAATAACTACTAAAAAATAGAAGTTTAAAGTTCAAAGAGCCATGCTGTCGAGATATTTCTCTTACAAATATTGGCTGGACTGAGGTAATAACTACTATTTTCTATCTTATAGAAAACTGAAGTAAAGGAGGAAGTAATAACTGACTGTTTCGTTTCTTATGAGTAAGGTTTTTGGAGGCTTCGCACTCGTCTCACTTCTGTAAGACTTTCCTTTAAAGTTTCCTTCAAATGCAGCGCATTTATGATTCTATGGGTGTTTCTTGAGGTGGTGATAATTATCATCAGCTGATCAATTTTCTCGTTTGCCAGcctatgctttaaaaatatggGCTAGCGCGTCtcgaaaatgttttttacacATTACTAAATTACTATACGTCTTTATGTGTAAACGGTATCACTTTAATGTTTTCTAAAACCATTTTCAaatataggtacctacctatatttAGATAGATAGcatttttctaataattacTATGAACTGGAGATAAATGTTTACTACCAATATTTAAACTGCATTTCAACGTTTCTCCTGCGTCTTCGAAACTATGCCATGAACGTTGTGAATTatgactaatataaataataaagaaatattatttcttcgcgaaaaataaaaaatcttgattttggtaaacattattgattaatgtgtaatgatattataaacttaaattaatcaCATTCAATTAaggaattattgttttaatattttatgaatgaattcggaagcgatttttttttataatttgacagTAACATCTCATAAGGACTAGTCAGTCAGTATttagtgttattataataattaaagttgttacgcataaatattatcagttgttTC
This genomic stretch from Manduca sexta isolate Smith_Timp_Sample1 chromosome 8, JHU_Msex_v1.0, whole genome shotgun sequence harbors:
- the LOC115440130 gene encoding zinc finger protein 675; protein product: MVVIARPSRCPAQRAAADHIHFYPGTRASRLSTAYPELISTHLYYRRTTDKQTGGTTARASYTSKMFCDGIPILEDALLNDQLLFEYSPAESLINFELPSLDSDSSEWQLSDLDLNCDSFVIGASDTNKEECNLVDDLPVFDFEDLDKSIIDECLLETFNCDITKDTPLPAADVSYSTNSICALETHDYISMKNEWEKPVQTTNAHVKVRSWGEPKFFPELGAFRCPVEDCGKLYAKASHVRAHLRRHSGEKPYRCTWTGCSWRFARSDELARHRRSHSGDKPYRCKECGKRFARSDHLAKHGRVHARRAAAAAAAARRASASVTHRRSTRSLLLM